AGCGCTTGGGCTTCGCCGCCTCCTTGTCGCTGGGCAGCCGGTCGGGGGCGTACGGAATACCGAGGATGGGCCCGCGCGGCGGATCGCCCGCATCGAGGATGTCGTCGCTGACCTGGATCACGGCGAACTGCTGCGGCGTGAGCAGCAGTCGTGCGGAGGCCAGATTGAGCACCGGGTGCAGCAGGGGCTTCCTGTCCTTGCCCTTGCCGGTGGTCAGCACCACGTAGCGGGTGGTGGACTCCTTGCCGACGATGACCTTGGTGCCGGGCCGGTCCCAGTCCTTGGGGGCTTTCGGCTTGAACATGCCCCAGGCACCGAAGCCGGCCAGGACCAGTGCTCCGACCATGAGACCCGGAACAACGGCACGCAGCGGGCGCGGCGCCCCCTCTTCGGTGCCTGTGGGCGAGGGTTGGAGGAATGCGGCCACCGTGCGCTTCTTCGCAAAGGTGTATGCGTTGAGCTCATCCCGCCGTGATGCCATGAGTCCCCATTGATCGAAACAGCCGCGGTCTCCGGCGCCCCGGTGGTGTGACGTTCCCCCCGGGCCAGTTGTCGGACCGACCCCCTACTATGCCTGTTGATCGAGAGCGCCCGGCAGGCGGGTAGGGTGATGCGGCCGCCAAAGCTCCGGCAGGCCAGGGCGATCGGGACGAACTGGGGGTTTCTCCATCATGGCTTCCACGACGCGCAGGCGGGCGGCCTCCGCCGCGCGGTCCTCCGCGCCTGCCGCAGCTGCGGCGCCCGGCTCCTCGTCGGCGCATTCGGTGCCGCAGGCGACTGTGGCGCCACGCCTGAAGGCACGTCAGGGTCGCGCCGGTTCGTTCCGGTTGCAACAGCTTGTGTTGATCGAGTGCGCCGCCTCGGTCCTCCTCGTCGCCTGGGTGCTCGAGCCGCTCTTGCTCGTACCCGCGGGGGCGGTGGCCGCGTTGCTGGTGCTGCTGGCAGTGGCCCGCAGGCACCACCGCTCGCTGCCCGAGTGGTTGTCCACCGTGCTCGCACTGCGTGCGCGGTCCCGCAGAGCGGCTTCGCTGGTTCTCCGGCCGGACACGGAGCCCGGACTCGCGCCTGCCGTCGAGTGCGACCCGGCCCTGCGGACGTACTCGTACAGCGACCGCGACCGGCGCCCGGTGGGGATGGTGGGCGACGGAACGTTCCTCACGGCACTGCTGCAGGTGGAACCGGAGGGAACAGCGTTTCGCCCGGACCGCGCCGCGCGTCCCCTGCCCGTGGGTCTCGTTCGGGATGTGATGGACGTCGACGGCATCCGGTTGGAGTCCGCGCAGATAGTTCAGCACACGCAGCCGGCACCGGCGCCGCATCTGCCGCCGCAGTCGGTGGCTGCTCGGAACTACACGCCGTTGCAGGCGCAGACGGGTTCGCCGGGAGTGCGGATCACCTGGATCGCGCTCAAGCTCGATCCTGAGCTGTGCCCGGAGGCCGTTGCCGCGCGCGGTGGAGGCCTGCGGGGAGCCCAGAAGTGTGTGGTACGGGCGGCGGACCAGTTGGCGAGCCGGCTGACCGGTGCGGGATTCGGCGCAACGGTGTTGACCGAGCAGGAACTCACCTCCGCGATCGCGACGTCCACGTGTGCCAACCCGATGGCGACTGCACAGGCGAGCCGCGCGGACGTGCCCGGGCGACGCACCCATGAGACTTCGCGTATTTGGCGCGTCGACGACCGCAAGCACACGACGTACTGGGTGGGCCGCTGGCCCCAGCTGGGCGGGCGCGGATCGGCTGGCGGCGCGTCGATGCCACAGCTCGTCGCGCTGCTCACCTCGCTGCCCGCGCTCGCCACGACGTTCAGTCTCACGCTCGGGCGTGGTGACCGGCAGGAGGTGACGGTCACCGGGCATGTCCGCATCACCGGACGCAGCGACGAGGAGTTGGTGAGCTCCCGTCATGCCCTGGAGCGTGCGGCGCGCGGCGTGAAGACCGGACTGGTCCGGCTCGACCACGAGCAGCTGCCGGGGATGCTCGCCACGCTGCCGCTCGGAGGTGCGCGCTGATGTCCGCGTTTTCCGTTCCATCTCAGTCTTCCTCCGTTTCGGCCGGGCAGTCCACCCGGGGGCCGCAGGCGCGCGGCGGCAAGCTGCGGACCGGGTTCGGTCTCATCGGTCCACGGCGTAACCGTCACGCAGTCCCGCTGGATCAACTGGAGGCCCTGGCCCTGCCGGTCGGTGACGACGGCATGGTGATCGGCGTGGACGCCGGAGGTCGCCCCGCGGTACTCGGCATCAACCGCCCGACGCCGTACGACATCACGCTGATCGGCGGGTTGTGGACAGCCCAGGTACTGGCGTTGCGTGCGGCCGCAACCGGTGCGCGCATCGCCGTGGAGACCGGTCGCGCGGCTGCCTGGACGGGCCTTGCGCAGGCGGCGGGCAGCGGGCAGCCGTGCATCACTCTGCACGATGTGGGCAGGGTGCCGCCGCAGGGGCCCTATGCCGGCAGCCCGGTGGTCGTCGTGCGTGACTGCGGGATGCGACCCCCCCGTGGCCGAGTGGCCTCCGCTCCCTGGCAGTCGGTCGTGACACTGCTTCCCTATCTCAGCCCTGTTGCTCCGCGGCTGCTGGAGAAGTCGGGACTGATCGGCATTCAGCGAGTGTCTCCGGACGAAGCCGCGCAACTCGCTCGCATCATGAACTTGCCGCACGCGGAGGCCGAAGCGCTCTCCACACTCGCCGACGGCGTGACCCTTTGGTGCACGGGAGGGGACCGGCAGTTCGTCATGACGACGGCTACGGACGCCGAGACCGGACTGCTGGGCAGCGCACGCCGTATGGACTGACGCGTTCGCGGGAGGATGCCCCGTTCGGCCCTCGCGCTCGGGTGTACCCATGTCACGCGTGGGTGAGTCGTCACGTGCGGGACTGTCGCCCAGGGCGGTCCGGCCTGCCGTACCGTCGGTGTTGGCGATTAGGGTGGGTCAGGGCGCAGCAAGAACCTGCGGACAGGTGCGCGGCGTCGTACGGGTAGAGCCGGGCGGACCGACACGGTCACGGTCGCCCCCACCCACCACGGCACGAGGGTGCTCGACCACAGGAGGCAAAGTGAACGGCGATCGGGACGAGATCCGCGAGGGCTGGAACACGCCCGTCGACGATCAGTCCGACGCGGAGCCCTCGGAGATGACGGGTGAGTTCACCATCGACTACACCCCGCCTGCCTGGTACACGCAGAACGCGTCGGGGAGCCCGGCGGGCGGTTCCCCCGCGCAGGGGGCGGCTCCCCCGCCGCCGTCCGGGGCTCCGGTCGCCGTGCCGGGTCTACCTCCGGGCAGTGGCTTCGAGCCGAACTGGCCTCCGTCGGCGCCCGCCCCGGCGCACCATCAGCCGCCCGCTCCGTCCGCCGGGCCGGCGCACCACCAGGCACCCGCGCCCCCGCACGAGCCGGCGCCCGGGTCCGGGCCGGCACCGGCCGCGGCTCAGGTCCCGGCTCACGATCCGGTCCAGGATCCGGCTCATGCGGCCGGAGGCGCACCGGGTGGTCCGGCGCCCGCCGATGCCTCCACCGATCCGGGAGACGCGGCGGCGCGGCCGTTCGGCGGTGGCGACGTGGAGAGCGGGGCGACGATGCGCTTCTCCCCCGCCGCGCTGAAGCGTGAGATCGCGGAACGCGACGCTGCGGCCGCCGCGGCGGCGCAGGAGGCCGGCGGGGTTGCCGACGGGGCTCCGTCACCTGCCCCGGAGGCCGACCGCCGGTACGACGACTCCGTCGCGGCCGAAGGCGAGGCGCCCGGCGAACGCGCCGAAGCTGACGGGGCCGAGGACGTCGACGGCAGCACGGCCACCGAGGGCGAGGCGGCCGAGGGCGGAAGCCCCGTCGATCAGCGGAGCGGCGACGGTGACGCGCCCCATGACGGACCCGCGGCTGAGGGCGAGCCCACGGACGCGGCCCAGGGCGAGTTCAAGGCGGCGGAGTCCGCCGATGCCGGGCCCCACGCAGACCGGGCCGACGCCGCGCACGACCGCCGGCCGGCCGACGCGGCTCCCGCCGACGGCACTCCTGCCGACAGCACGCCCGGCGACGCCGCGCCGCATCACGCGGTCCCCGGGCCCGCCACTCCGCACGACGCCGGCCCCGCGGTGACGCCGCGGGACGCCTCCCCGGCACCGGCATCCGCACAGCCGTGGGCTCCCGCTGCCGGCACCGCGCAGGCTGGCGGCGGCCTGCCCCCGCTGCCGCCGGCCTTCCCTCCCGCCGCGCCGACCGCCGCGCCACAGTGGCCCGTACAGCCGCAGTCGTCGGACCAGCCCGCGGCCGCCGCCTCCCGGCACCCGTCGCCCGTTCGGCCCGAGCAGCCGTCGCCCACCGCGGGGGCGCCCGGTCAGCCCGGGTACGGCTTCCCCCAGCCGGGCGCCCAGGACCAGAACCCCGCCGGCCCGCAGACCGGTTACGGCTTCCCCCAGCCGGCGCACCACCAGCCCCGGCAGGGCGCACAGAACCCCGACCCGGCGGCGCCGCAGACCGGTTACGGCTTCCCCCATCCGGCAAGCGGTCCGGGACTGCCCCCGGCGCAGCAGCCCGGAGCTCCGCTGCCGCCCGCCGCTCCGGGCCCCGACGCCCAGCCCCCGCAAGGCGGTTACGGCTTCCCGCAGGGGGGCCGGCAGCCCGGTGTCCCCGCCCAACTGCCGCACCAGGCGCCCCAGGGCGGGCAGCCGCCGCACCTCCCGGTGCCGACCGCTCCCCAGTCGCCGGCGCAGCAGCCACCGGAGCAGCAGGGCCGGGGGCCCGGACAACCGCATCCTCAGGGGCAGATACAGCAGCCCCCGCCGGGCCCGGTCGACCCGCGGGCCGGTGCGGCCTGGCCGCAGCCCGTCGCGCACGACCAGCGCGAGCGTTCCGTTCCGGGTGCTCCGCTGGGATACACCGCGGCGGTGGAGCTCTCGTCCGACCGCCTGCTGCGGAACACCAAGCCCAAGGCCAAGTCGAGCCGCAACCCTTCCTCGGCCCGGTTCAGGATCGGCGGCAAGAAGGAGGAGGCCGAGCGGCAGCGCAAGCTCGACCTGATCCGCACACCGGTGCTGTCCTGCTACCGGATCGCCGTCATCAGCCTCAAGGGCGGCGTCGGCAAGACGACGACCACCACCGCGCTGGGCGCCACCCTGGCCACCGAGCGGCAGGACAAGATCCTGGCGATCGACGCCAACCCGGACGCGGGCACGCTCGGGCGACGGGTGCGGCGCGAGACGGGCGCGACCATCCGCGACCTGGTCCAGGCGATCCCGTACCTCAACTCGTACATGGACATCCGCCGGTTCACCTCGCAGGCGCCCTCCGGCCTGGAGATCATCGCCAACGACGTGGACCCGGCGGTCTCGACCACGTTCAACGACGAGGACTACCGGCGCGCGATCGACGTGCTGGGCAAGCAGTACCCGATCATCCTCACCGACTCCGGGACCGGTCTGCTCTACAGCGCGATGCGCGGCGTGCTGGATCTCGCCGACCAGCTGATCATCATCTCCACCCCGTCCGTGGACGGCGCGAGCAGCGCGAGCACGACGCTCGACTGGCTCTCGGCGCACGGTTACGCGGAGCTGGTACAGCGCTCGATCACCGTCATCTCCGGTGTCCGCGAGACCGGAAAGATGATCAAGGTCGAGGACATCGTGCAGCACTTCGAGACCCGTTGCCGCGGTGTCGTGGTCGTGCCGTTCGACGAGCACCTCTCCGCGGGCGCCGAGGTCGACCTGGACATGATGCGCCCGAAGACGCGTGAGGCGTACTTCAACCTGTCCGCGATGGTCGCGGAGGACTTCGCCCGGGCCCAGCAGGCACAGGGCCTGTGGACCTCCGCCGGCCAGGGGCACCAGCCGCCGCACATGGCGCCGCCGATGCCCAACCAGCCGTACGGGGGCCAGCCGCAGCCGGGCCTCCCGTACGCGCCGGACCCCCAGCAGCCGCAGTACCCGGGGCAGCCTCCACAGCAACCCGGCCAGCCGCCCCAGCCCGGTGGTCCACAGCAACCCGGGCAGCCTCCGCAGGGCGGCCGGCCTCCGTTCGGGGGACAGGCTCCCCAAGGCGGTCAGCCGCCGTACGGCGGACCGATGCCGGGTGTCCAGCAGCCGTGGCAGCAGACGCCGCCCCAGGCGCAGTCCGTGCCGAACCCGGCCGGGCCGCCGCAGGCGCAGCCCGGAGCCGTCCCCACGCAACCTCCCCATCCGGGGCAACCGGTTCAGGACGGTCCCCAGGGACCGGTCCCACCCGGCGGTTACGGCTACGGCTACCCCGGGCAACAGCCGCCGCAGGCACCGCCGGCCTCTCATCAGTAGGGCGTCAGCGGTTCAGACCAATGAGGGCCCGCACCGTGCTCCACGGTGCGGGCCCTTCGGTGTTCGCGCAGCCACAAGGGCTCTGACGCGGCGTCACGGCATCGTTGACTCGTCTGGACCACGCTGATAGACCTTCGCATCACCAGTTGGCGCCCAGCAGATCCACGTACCTCCTCCATGCGAGTTACTACGCGAGGTCAACGTCCCATGATCACAACGGCTCCGCACCGCTCCCCCTGCCCGGTCCTCCCCTTCCGCTCGCGGACGGGCCGTCGCCCGCGTCGCCTGCTGCGGCTGCTGCTCGCCTCCGGAATCATGGCCTCCGCACTCTCCGCCGTACCTCCGCAGCCGGAGGCGCGGGCAGAGGCGCCGATCGGGGCGGCGCGTGCCGTGCACGGCACCGGGCAGCAGACGGGCGGCCGGACGAGCCAGGACGGCACCGGCGCGAATCAGGACGACGGCAAGGGCGACGACAAGGACGGGGCGGACAACGTGCTGACCGTGGCCGTCTCGCAGAGCGTCGACTCCCTCAGCCCGTTCCTCGCGCAGCGACTCGTCTCCACGAGCGTCCACCGGCTGATCTACGAGTACCTGACGAACTACGACCCCGGGGACGCGCGCCCGGTCCCCGGCCTGGCCACCTCCTGGAGCCCGTCCCCGGACAAGCTGACGTGGACGTATACGATCCGCAGGGACTCCGCCTGGTCCGACGGCAGACCCGTCACCGCCGAGGACGCGGCCTGGACCTTCAGCAAGATGATGAAGGACCCGAACGCCGCTACCGCCAACGGCAGTTTCACGGCCAACTTCGCCGAGGTCTCGGCTCCGGACCCCGCCACGCTCGTCATCCGGCTCAAGAAGCCCCAGGCCAACATGACGGCGCTGGACGTCCCGATCGTGCCGAAGCACATCTGGGAGAAGGTCGGCGACTTCTCGACGTTCAACAACGACACGGAATTCCCGATCGTGGGCAACGGACCGTTCGTCCTGACCGACTTCAAGGTCGACCGGTACATCCGACTCAAGCCCAACAAGGACTTCTGGCGCGGCGCACCGAAGTTCGACGAACTCGTCTTCCGGTACTACAAGGACGGTGACGCCGCGGTCGCCGCGCTGCGCAAGGGGGAGGTGTCCTTCGTCCCCAACCTCACCCCGGCGCAGGCCTCTTCCCTGGAGAACGCCGAGAACATCAAGGTCAACGACGCACCGGGGCGTCGCTTCTTCGCACTCGCCGCCAACCCGGGCGCGCGCGCGAAGAACGGCGGCCGGTTCGGCAGCGGTCACCCCGCACTGCTCGATCCGGTCGTGCGCAAGGCGCTGTTCCACGCCGTCGACCGGCGGACCATCGTCGACAAGGTGTTCCAGGGCCATGCCGTGGAGGGCGAGGGGTACATCCCGCCCCGTTTCGCCCCGTACTTCTGGAAGCCGGACGCCTCCCAGCGGATCGCGCACGACCCGGCGAAGGCCGCCGCCCTGCTCGACGCCGCCGGGTACCGGAAGAACGGCAGCGGCAAGCGGACGGACAAGGACGGCCGGCCGCTGGACTTCCGCATCCTGTGCCACGCCACCGACCCCAACGACAAGGCGGTCGGCAAGTACCTCCAGGAGTGGTGGGGGGACCTCGGCATCGGGCTGAAGGTCGACTGCCTCGACAACGTGTCCGATCCATGGCTCAAGGGCGACTACGACCTGGCGTTCGACGGCTGGTCGGTGAATCCCGATCCGGACTTCGTCCTGTCCATCCACACCTGCGCGGCCCTGCCCGCGACTCCGGGGGGCACGGGCGCCACGGACAACTTCATCTGCGACGAGCGTTTCGACCGGCTGTACGCGCAGCAGG
The genomic region above belongs to Streptomyces marianii and contains:
- the eccE gene encoding type VII secretion protein EccE → MASTTRRRAASAARSSAPAAAAAPGSSSAHSVPQATVAPRLKARQGRAGSFRLQQLVLIECAASVLLVAWVLEPLLLVPAGAVAALLVLLAVARRHHRSLPEWLSTVLALRARSRRAASLVLRPDTEPGLAPAVECDPALRTYSYSDRDRRPVGMVGDGTFLTALLQVEPEGTAFRPDRAARPLPVGLVRDVMDVDGIRLESAQIVQHTQPAPAPHLPPQSVAARNYTPLQAQTGSPGVRITWIALKLDPELCPEAVAARGGGLRGAQKCVVRAADQLASRLTGAGFGATVLTEQELTSAIATSTCANPMATAQASRADVPGRRTHETSRIWRVDDRKHTTYWVGRWPQLGGRGSAGGASMPQLVALLTSLPALATTFSLTLGRGDRQEVTVTGHVRITGRSDEELVSSRHALERAARGVKTGLVRLDHEQLPGMLATLPLGGAR
- a CDS encoding SCO5717 family growth-regulating ATPase; the protein is MNGDRDEIREGWNTPVDDQSDAEPSEMTGEFTIDYTPPAWYTQNASGSPAGGSPAQGAAPPPPSGAPVAVPGLPPGSGFEPNWPPSAPAPAHHQPPAPSAGPAHHQAPAPPHEPAPGSGPAPAAAQVPAHDPVQDPAHAAGGAPGGPAPADASTDPGDAAARPFGGGDVESGATMRFSPAALKREIAERDAAAAAAAQEAGGVADGAPSPAPEADRRYDDSVAAEGEAPGERAEADGAEDVDGSTATEGEAAEGGSPVDQRSGDGDAPHDGPAAEGEPTDAAQGEFKAAESADAGPHADRADAAHDRRPADAAPADGTPADSTPGDAAPHHAVPGPATPHDAGPAVTPRDASPAPASAQPWAPAAGTAQAGGGLPPLPPAFPPAAPTAAPQWPVQPQSSDQPAAAASRHPSPVRPEQPSPTAGAPGQPGYGFPQPGAQDQNPAGPQTGYGFPQPAHHQPRQGAQNPDPAAPQTGYGFPHPASGPGLPPAQQPGAPLPPAAPGPDAQPPQGGYGFPQGGRQPGVPAQLPHQAPQGGQPPHLPVPTAPQSPAQQPPEQQGRGPGQPHPQGQIQQPPPGPVDPRAGAAWPQPVAHDQRERSVPGAPLGYTAAVELSSDRLLRNTKPKAKSSRNPSSARFRIGGKKEEAERQRKLDLIRTPVLSCYRIAVISLKGGVGKTTTTTALGATLATERQDKILAIDANPDAGTLGRRVRRETGATIRDLVQAIPYLNSYMDIRRFTSQAPSGLEIIANDVDPAVSTTFNDEDYRRAIDVLGKQYPIILTDSGTGLLYSAMRGVLDLADQLIIISTPSVDGASSASTTLDWLSAHGYAELVQRSITVISGVRETGKMIKVEDIVQHFETRCRGVVVVPFDEHLSAGAEVDLDMMRPKTREAYFNLSAMVAEDFARAQQAQGLWTSAGQGHQPPHMAPPMPNQPYGGQPQPGLPYAPDPQQPQYPGQPPQQPGQPPQPGGPQQPGQPPQGGRPPFGGQAPQGGQPPYGGPMPGVQQPWQQTPPQAQSVPNPAGPPQAQPGAVPTQPPHPGQPVQDGPQGPVPPGGYGYGYPGQQPPQAPPASHQ
- a CDS encoding ABC transporter substrate-binding protein, which codes for MITTAPHRSPCPVLPFRSRTGRRPRRLLRLLLASGIMASALSAVPPQPEARAEAPIGAARAVHGTGQQTGGRTSQDGTGANQDDGKGDDKDGADNVLTVAVSQSVDSLSPFLAQRLVSTSVHRLIYEYLTNYDPGDARPVPGLATSWSPSPDKLTWTYTIRRDSAWSDGRPVTAEDAAWTFSKMMKDPNAATANGSFTANFAEVSAPDPATLVIRLKKPQANMTALDVPIVPKHIWEKVGDFSTFNNDTEFPIVGNGPFVLTDFKVDRYIRLKPNKDFWRGAPKFDELVFRYYKDGDAAVAALRKGEVSFVPNLTPAQASSLENAENIKVNDAPGRRFFALAANPGARAKNGGRFGSGHPALLDPVVRKALFHAVDRRTIVDKVFQGHAVEGEGYIPPRFAPYFWKPDASQRIAHDPAKAAALLDAAGYRKNGSGKRTDKDGRPLDFRILCHATDPNDKAVGKYLQEWWGDLGIGLKVDCLDNVSDPWLKGDYDLAFDGWSVNPDPDFVLSIHTCAALPATPGGTGATDNFICDERFDRLYAQQAMEYDTARRGDLVRQMQSRLYDTGLMNVMVYPNALEAYRTDQIESITTMPEAAGNLYGQDGYWSWWSAEPAAAGRAASGGGGSSAAVAIGIGISVVLVIAVGVLTSRRRRATADDRE